A window from Brachyhypopomus gauderio isolate BG-103 chromosome 6, BGAUD_0.2, whole genome shotgun sequence encodes these proteins:
- the paqr7a gene encoding progestin and adipoQ receptor family member VII, a has protein sequence MATTVMEKIGRIFINLQQVRQVPQLLREALPSLPATLCDTEVPQFFREPYINAGYRPLHQSWCYYFLSLFQRHNETINVWTHLIGALMVLIRMAQLAEMVDFLNDPHSWPLLILLISSLAYMTLSATAHLLSAKSELHNYAFFFLDYIGVAQYQYGSAVVHFYYAIEESWYTWVWRIFMPIASFLCCLSCLGCCYGKYQNYSLPHWVRKVGQVVPSALAYAWDTSPVFHRIGLWFLSWGGDDSGNDQSLAFHCGQVFFFLSSAFFFTHPVPECLFPGHCDFLGQGHQVFHVLLTLCTLFQIHASYLDYLNRRQLYAKLHGDNEALLFVVLYVVTTIICVQIAAYMIKKVSRLLKCKEKEK, from the coding sequence ATGGCAACCACTGTTATGGAGAAGATCGGCCGTATTTTTATTAACCTGCAACAGGTCAGGCAGGTGCCCCAGCTGCTGAGGGAGGCCTTGCCCTCTTTGCCGGCTACACTGTGTGATACGGAGGTGCCTCAATTCTTCCGTGAACCGTACATCAATGCCGGCTACCGACCCCTGCACCAAAGCTGGTGTTACTACTTCCTGTCACTGTTTCAGCGTCACAATGAGACCATCAATGTATGGACACATCTGATTGGGGCACTGATGGTCCTCATACGAATGGCTCAGCTGGCAGAGATGGTAGATTTCCTTAACGATCCTCATTCCTGGCCATTACTTATTCTCCTCATATCATCACTGGCCTACATGACACTGAGTGCCACAGCTCACCTGCTGTCAGCCAAATCTGAACTACACAATTATGCCTTTTTCTTTTTGGACTATATAGGAGTGGCTCAGTATCAGTATGGAAGTGCTGTGGTACATTTCTATTATGCCATTGAGGAGAGCTGGTACACATGGGTGTGGAGGATCTTCATGCCCATCGCTAGCTTTCTGTGCTGCCTTTCATGTCTGGGCTGCTGTTATGGAAAGTACCAGAACTATAGCCTGCCTCATTGGGTTCGTAAAGTGGGTCAAGTGGTCCCTTCAGCATTGGCCTATGCTTGGGACACAAGCCCAGTTTTCCATCGAATTGGCCTCTGGTTCCTTTCCTGGGGAGGAGATGATTCCGGAAATGACCAATCTCTAGCCTTCCACTGTGGCcaagtgttttttttcctctccagtGCCTTCTTCTTCACTCATCCTGTACCCGAGTGTTTGTTCCCTGGTCACTGTGATTTCCTGGGCCAGGGACACCAGGTCTTCCATGTGCTCTTGACGCTGTGCACTTTATTCCAGATCCATGCCTCTTACTTAGACTACCTCAACAGAAGACAACTCTATGCCAAGCTCCATGGCGACAATGAAGCTTTGCTATTTGTGGTACTGTATGTGGTGACAACAATCATCTGTGTCCAAATAG